One part of the Solanum dulcamara chromosome 8, daSolDulc1.2, whole genome shotgun sequence genome encodes these proteins:
- the LOC129900842 gene encoding tropinone reductase homolog At5g06060-like — protein sequence MAKVASFAKSSRWSLNGLAALVTGGTSGIGHAVVEELAGLGAKVYTCSKTELELNEPMQDWAGRGIQVKGSACDVACRDQRVKLMEKVSSEFDGKLNILINNVGTNIWKPTTEYTAEEYAHMMATNLESSFHMCQLAHPLLKSSGAGTIVSMSSVAGLVHVTGTSIYGATKAGMIQLTRNLACEWGKHGIRVNAVAPWLINTPLVKHLLKDKEFLDALISRTPLGRSGEVEEVSSLVAYLCLPAASYVTGQVIAVDGGFTVYGFQQPGY from the exons ATGGCTAAAGTTGCATCGTTTGCCAAAAGTTCCAGATGGTCACTTAATGGTTTGGCTGCTCTTGTCACTGGTGGCACTTCTGGAATTGG GCATGCAGTTGTAGAGGAGCTAGCTGGACTTGGTGCAAAAGTGTACACATGTTCCAAGACAGAATTGGAGCTTAATGAGCCAATGCAAGACTGGGCAGGCAGAGGCATTCAAGTAAAAGGCTCAGCATGTGATGTAGCTTGTAGAGACCAAAGAGTGAAGCTCATGGAAAAAGTTTCCTCTGAATTTGATGGGAAACTCAACATTCTT ATAAACAATGTTGGGACAAACATTTGGAAGCCCACTACTGAATATACTGCAGAAGAATATGCACATATGATGGCTACAAATTTAGAATCTTCATTCCATATGTGTCAACTTGCTCATCCTCTTCTTAAATCATCTGGAGCTGGGACTATTGTTTCCATGTCTTCTGTTGCTGGTCTTGTCCACGTCACCGGTACTTCTATTTACGGAGCAACAAAAG CGGGAATGATTCAGCTTACACGAAATCTGGCTTGCGAATGGGGAAAACATGGTATTCGGGTTAATGCTGTTGCACCATGGTTAATAAACACGCCCCTAGTGAAACAT CTGCTCAAGGATAAAGAATTTCTGGATGCCCTAATATCAAGAACTCCTCTTGGGCGTTCAGGAGAAGTGGAAGAAGTTTCATCCCTCGTCGCTTATCTCTGTCTTCCTGCTGCTTCTTATGTCACTGGACAGGTTATAGCAGTTGACGGAGGATTCACTGTCTATGGCTTCCAGCAGCCTGGCTATTAA